A genomic window from Populus alba chromosome 19, ASM523922v2, whole genome shotgun sequence includes:
- the LOC118029569 gene encoding MDIS1-interacting receptor like kinase 2-like, with protein sequence MNNLTHLNTLYLAMNEFTGHLPQELFHGGALENFSVAHNYFSGSIPKSLENCTRLYRVRLEWNQLTGNVSEVFGVYPHLDYIDLSYNNFYGELSSKWGGCRNMTSLKISNNNVSGEIPPELGKATRLHLIDLSSNQLKGTIPKDLGGLKLLYKLILNNNHLSGVIPLDIKMLSNLQILNLASNNLSGLIPKQLGGCSNLLLLNLSGNKFGESIPGEIGFLLSLQDLDLSCNFLTREIPRQLGQLQKLETLNVSHNMLSGRIPSTFRDMLSLTTVDISSNKLQGPIPDIKAFHNASFEALRDNMGICGNASGLKPCNLPKSSTTVKRKSNKLVILIVLPLLGSLLLVFVVIGGLFILCKRARKRKPEPENEQHRNIFTILGHDGKKLYENIVEATEEFNSNYCIGEGGYGIVYKAVMPTEEVVAVKKLHRSQTEKLSDFKAFEKEVCVLANIRHRNIVKMYGFCSHAKHSFLVYEFIEKGSLRKIITSEEQAIEFDWMKRLNVVKGVVGALSYLHHSCSPPIIHRDITSNNILLDSEYEAHVSDFGTARLLMPDSSNWTSFAGTFGYTAPELAYTMKVTEKCDVYSFGVVTMEVITGRHPGDLISALLSPGCSSSSSMPPIAQHALLKDVLDQRISLPKKGAAEGVVHMMKIALACLHPNPQSRPTMEKIYLDLTAKWPPLPEAFCTISLGDLFS encoded by the exons ATGAACAATCTCACCCATTTGAATACTTTGTATTTGGCTATGAACGAATTCACGGGTCATTTGCCACAAGAGTTATTCCATGGAGGAGCGTTGGAAAACTTTTCTGTTGCCCACAACTATTTCTCAGGTTCAATCCCGAAAAGTTTGGAAAACTGTACTCGTTTATACCGAGTAAGACTTGAATGGAATCAATTAACAGGAAATGTTTCTGAGGTTTTTGGTGTCTATCCACATCTAGATTATATTGATTTGagttacaataatttttatggtgAGCTTTCTTCAAAATGGGGAGGTTGTCGTAACATGACAAGccttaaaatctcaaacaataaTGTTTCTGGTGAGATACCACCAGAGCTTGGGAAGGCTACTCGATTACACTTGATTGATCTGTCATCAAATCAGTTAAAAGGAACCATCCCAAAAGATTTAGGGGGGTTGAAGTTACTGTACAAGCTTATTCTTAACAACAACCATCTTTCAGGTGTCATTCCCTTGGATATTAAGATGCTTTCCAATCTTCAAATCCTTAATTTAGCATCTAATAATCTGAGTGGATTGATTCCAAAACAACTTGGGGGATGCTCAAATTTATTGTTGCTGAACCTCAGCGGAAATAAATTTGGAGAAAGCATTCCAGGTGAGATAGGCTTTCTACTTTCTCTTCAAGATCTTGATCTTAGCTGCAATTTCCTGACTCGAGAGATACCGAGGCAACTTGGGCAACTACAAAAGTTGGAAACTCTGAATGTCTCTCACAACATGCTTTCTGGACGGATTCCGAGCACTTTCAGAGACATGTTAAGCTTAACAACTGTGGATATATCATCCAATAAGCTACAAGGCCCCATTCCCGATATCAAAGCCTTCCACAACGCTTCATTTGAGGCATTAAGGGATAATATGGGTATATGTGGCAACGCCAGTGGTCTAAAGCCGTGCAATCTTCCAAAAAGCAGCACAACTGTTAAGAGAAAGAGCAACAAACTTGTGATTTTGATTGTACTCCCTCTTTTAGGAAGCTTGCTTTTAGTGTTTGTTGTGATTGGAGGTTTATTCATTCTCTGCAAAAGAGCTAGGAAGAGAAAACCTGAGCCAGAAAATGAACAGCATCGAAACATATTCACGATATTGGGCCATGATGGGAAGAAGTTGTATGAGAATATCGTTGAAGCTACAGAGGAATTCAACTCCAACTACTGCATTGGCGAAGGAGGATATGGAATTGTTTATAAAGCCGTGATGCCAACAGAAGAGGTGGTTGCTGTGAAGAAACTTCACCGGTCACAAACAGAAAAGTTGTCCGATTTTAAAGCTTTTGAAAAGGAAGTTTGTGTGTTGGCAAATATTCGACATCGAAATATTGTGAAAATGTATGGATTTTGCTCACATGCAAAGCattcttttttggtttatgaGTTCATTGAAAAAGGAAGCTTGAGAAAGATTATAACCAGTGAGGAACAAGCAATTGAGTTCGATTGGATGAAAAGGCTAAATGTTGTGAAAGGGGTGGTTGGAGCTTTATCCTATCTCCACCATTCTTGCTCTCCTCCAATCATTCATCGAGACATTACCAGCAACAATATCCTTCTGGACTCGGAATATGAAGCACACGTCTCCGACTTTGGCACAGCTAGACTGTTGATGCCTGACTCATCCAATTGGACCTCATTTGCAGGTACTTTTGGATATACTGCTCCAG agcTAGCTTACACAATGAAAGTGACTGAAAAATGTGATGTCTATAGCTTCGGAGTGGTAACAATGGAGGTGATAACAGGAAGGCACCCAGGCGACCTCATTTCAGCACTCTTATCACCAGGATGTTCGTCGTCGTCATCGATGCCACCGATTGCTCAACATGCACTATTGAAGGATGTGTTAGACCAACGCATCTCACTTCCTAAGAAAGGAGCAGCAGAGGGCGTTGTCCACATGATGAAAATTGCACTTGCATGCTTGCATCCCAATCCCCAATCTCGGCCTACAatggaaaaaatttatttggatctTACAGCTAAGTGGCCTCCACTGCCTGAGGCATTTTGCACAATAAGTTTGGGAGATCTCTTCTCCTAG